Proteins found in one Streptomyces sp. Q6 genomic segment:
- a CDS encoding GNAT family N-acetyltransferase: protein MRTETVLWAATSPVTTPMKGVLIGCTTVRPPTEDNGATATVIARVLPEHRRRGLGTRLYERALGQARALDAKVIETVVLASITDGLHFAEQHGFVEFDRYLLREGDTVPWIDLRLI, encoded by the coding sequence GTGCGAACCGAGACGGTCCTGTGGGCGGCGACCTCACCGGTGACCACGCCGATGAAGGGCGTCCTGATTGGCTGCACCACCGTGCGCCCGCCCACCGAGGACAACGGCGCCACCGCCACGGTCATCGCTCGTGTCCTGCCCGAGCACCGCCGCCGCGGCCTCGGCACCCGACTCTACGAGCGCGCCCTAGGCCAGGCCCGTGCGCTGGATGCCAAGGTGATCGAGACCGTGGTACTGGCCTCCATTACGGATGGGCTGCACTTCGCCGAACAGCACGGCTTCGTCGAGTTTGATCGTTATCTGCTGCGCGAGGGCGACACCGTGCCCTGGATCGACCTGCGCCTGATCTGA